TTGAATCTTTGCAGTTTTGTCCATCAGCTTTGGGGACCTCCTGTCTTTGTGGGGTTTCGTTAATGTTATACCAGGAGGCTCCCCTTTTATCAATTCTTATCCGATTTCATTACAGGACTGCTCTGATTGCGCTTCCGTGGCAGTATAGGAGTCTGTCTATAGTATACCCACCTTACCATAGTATAGTAAATGCTCAAAGCCTCTTTACAAGAGCTCCTTTTTAGATGGCAATGGAAGGAATGTTGCTTTTACCTGTCGAATAAAGTCACCAATATACGAAAGATTTGGCAATCTGGATTCCCTAATGACTCTAGGTTGCCATTTTGGCGTTTTTATGGGGCTTGCCGTTTTTTGTCACTTCCTGTCCTGTCCTTGCCAGGTGGCCATCCCGGCACCTTGCTGGTGCTTAAGGATGCGGCAGGGCAGGTTGTGCGATGGCGGGCGCAGGCACGCCGGTATGCCTGCCTATCTTGCAAGTGCACCTACTATTGGTACGCCTGTGTTTAATATGAAGATGACGGACCTGCTTATACTGGACGTGCCAATACCGGATGCGCCGATGCTGAAGGCACCGATGCTAAACGTGCCTGCGGCTGAGGCGCCTATGCTAAGGAGCCCATGGCTGAGGAGTTCATGGCTGAGAATCTCATGCCGCGGATGCCGATGGTAATGCTGGATACATTAAGGATGGATATGGTAGAGATGGCTACGGCGGGGGCATCTGTAATTTGGCACCTGTGATAGGGAGTTGCTTGCGGGATGGAGGAGGAGCAGGGCATGGGACAAGATTTCGGGCAAGGCCCGATTTCCACCGGTCCATTATTTGATGAAGCGGCTCGGGCGCGTGATGGGGGCCGAGTTGAGGCGGCTATTGACCAGTTAATGAAAGGAATCACTCAGGCGGAGGGGCTTTACTACCGGCTCGTTTTGGTTGCGGCGCCTTCAGGCGGAGGCAAAACCCGCCTGCTTCGGGAAGTGCATAGGCTTACTGGAGCGCCTTTACTGAACATCAATCTTGAACTCTCGCGCCGGATGCTTGACCTCACTGGACGCCAGCGGGTACTGCAATTACCTGGGTTGCTTTCGGAAATTGTGTATGAGCCCAAGGGCAATGTGGTTTTACTGGATAACACAGAGATCCTCTTTGATGTCGAATTGAAGCAAGATCCTCTTCGTCTTCTTCAGGGAATTTCCCGCAACAAGACGGTAGTTGCAGCCTGGAATGGCTCAGTCATCTGCGATTATTTATGTTACGCTACGTCTGCGCACCAAGAATACAGGCGCTATGAGATTTGCGACTTTTTAGTGGTGAACCTTGGTACTGGGGCAAGTCAGCCTCGAGGCTGAATGTATGGGGGCGGGTGTATGAAATATCGAGATCTGATCCAATTTGAGCCCATTGAATCCGTGGTGCAATTGCGGGACGCTGATAAGGAAGCTGCGGTCCGCCGACTCGTTGAGACGTATGTCATTTCCCCGGAAATGGCCGAAAAGATAACCAGCCTCATCATTCCCCAACTTCAATTTGACCGGCTAGTGGACAATAAGGGGCTTCTGATCGTGGGCAACTACGGCACCGGGAAATCCCACCTCATGTCAGTCCTCTCTGCGCTGGCCGAGAATGCTGGCTTCATTGATTATCTCAGCAATGCTGAAGTTGCTGACGCCGCAAAGGAGATCGGTGGGCGCTTCAAGGTGGTGCGGGCTGAGATCGGCTCCACTACCATGTCGCTGCGCGACATAGTTGTAGCCATACTGGAGGAGCATTTAAGGGAGATTGGTGTGGATTATCCATTCCCGTCGGCCGCAAAAGTGCCCAGCAATAAACCAGCGTTCGAGGAGATGATGGCGGTCTTCCACGAAAGGTATCCCGATCATGGTCTTCTCCTCGTGGTGGACGAACTGCTTGATTACCTGCGGACGCGCAATGATCAGGAACTGATTCAGGATTTGAATTTCCTCCGGGAAATCGGTGAGGTCTGCAAAGACCTGCGCTTCCGGTTTATTGCCGGTGTCCAGGAGGCGATCTTTGATAGTCCTCGCTTCTCTTTCGCGGCCGATAGCCTCCGCCGTGTGAATGCCCGATTTGAACAGATATTAATCGCCCGGGCGGACATCAAATTCGTAGTGACTGAGCGTCTTCTCAAGAAAACGGATGAACAGCGGGCTAAGATCCGCGCGCACCTGACTCCCTTTGCCAGGTTTTATGGTCGGATGAACGAACGCATGGACGAGTTTGTACAGCTATTCCCGGTACATCCCGACTATATAGATGTCTTTGAACAAATCAGGGCGGTGGAGAAGCGGGAAGTGCTCAAGACCATTTCAATGGCCATGAGGGCACTTCTTGATGAAGAGGTCCCGACTGACCAGCCCGGCCTGATTGCTTATGATAGCTACTGGACGGTCTTGCACGATAACCCTGCATTCAGGGTAGATGATAATATCCGCCCGGTGATCAATTGCGCCGACGTATTGGAAGCTCGCATTCAACAAGCCTTTACCCGACCCGCCTATAAGCCGATGGCGCTGCGAATCATCCACGCCTTAGCGGTACACAGGCTTACCACTGGTGACATTTATACACCCCTGGGTGCAACGGCCGAGGAGTTGCGGGATGGGATTTGCCTTTACCAGCCAGGGATCGAAGACATGGGCGGAGATCCTGCTGATGATCTGCTAACTCAAGTGGAGACAGTGCTCCGCGAGATTCATAAGACGGTAAGCGGCCAGTTTATCTCGTTTAACCCCGACAACCATCAGTATTACATAGATCTAAAGAAAACAGAGGACTTCGACGCTCTGATCGAAAGGCGAGCCGAGAGCCTTGACGCACGCCTGCTTGACCGCTATTATTATGAAGCCTTGAAGCAGGCCATAGAGTGTTCCGACCAAACTTACGTCACCGGGTATAAGATATGGGAGCATGAGCTGGAATGGACGGAGCGCAAGGCGGCCCGGCAGGGGTATCTCTTTTTCGGTGCGCCCAATGAGCGCTCGACCGCGGTACCCCCTCGTGATTTCTACATTTACTTTATCCAGCCTTTCGAGCCACCGCATTTCAAAGACGAAAAGAAAGCTGACGAAGTGTTTTTCCGTCTGAAAGGCATGGATGATGAATTTCGCACGGCGCTCTGGAACTATGCCGCCGCTTTGGACCTGGCCTCCACCGCCTCGGGCCACGCTAAATCCATCTACGAATCCAAAGCGTCCGGTTCCTTGCAGAAACTGGTTCAGTGGCTGAGGCAGAATATCACTGCCGCCTTTGAAGTCACATACCAGGGGCGGACCAAAACCCTGGCGGAATGGGCCAAAGGGAAGCCCATCCGTGAACTTTCGGGAACTGCCTTCAGCGAGCGCATCAACTTTCGGGACTTAGTAAACATGGTGGCTGGTACTTGCCTGGAAGCGCACTTCAGGGATCGAGCTCCTGAATATCCTTTCTTCTCGGTGCTCATCACCGGAGCCACTCGTGCGCAGGCGGCACAGGATGCCCTGCGGGCCATCGCCGGGCAGAGCCGTACAAAACAAGCTATAGCTGTGCTGGATGCCCTGGAACTCCTGGATGGGGAAAGGCTCGATCCTTATAAATCAAGATACGCAAAGCATGTCCTTGACATTATGAAGAAAAAGGGCCCAGGCCAGGTAGTCAACCGGGCGGACATGCTTCAAGAAGTGTGCGACGTCGAGTATTTCGCCCCGGATAGGGGATTTCGCCTGGAACCGGAATGGTTGGTCGTGGTTCTTGCTGCTCTGGTCTACTCGGGTGATTTGGTGCTGGCAATTCCCGGAAAGAAGTTTGATGCTACGGGACTTTCCCAGCTGGCAAGCGTCGGTATAAACGAGCTTATTCGCTTTAAGCACATTGAGCCACCTAAGGAATGGAATCTGCCTGCACTTAAGGCGTTATTCGAGCTATTAGGCCTGGCCCCTGGCATGGCGCAGTTGGTCACTCAGGGGAAAGACGAGCCGGTGACGCAGTTGCAACAGGCTGTGTTACAGTGGCTCGACAGGCTGGTGCGAGCTGAAGAGGCCCTCAGGACCGGGCTTGTTTTCTGGGGGAAGAGTTTAGTCAGCGAGGACGAAGCGGCGCAGCTTCGTGCTGCATTGAGCGGTACCAAGGGCTTCCTTGAATCAATTCAGGTCTACAATGCACCCGGGAAACTGAAGAATTTCCAATATAGCAAACCGGAAGTAGACGCCCAGCGAGAAGGCCTGGCGGCCTTACAGGAGGTTGAATCTCTTAGAGCGCTGGTCGCGGACCTGGGGCCGGTTGCTTCATATATTTCCACAGCTGAGGCTGCTCTACCTTGCGAGCACGAGTGGGTGAGTAGCATGAGGGCTGTGCGTGAAACAATCCTGACGCAAATGACGGATTCCACCATGCGTTGTAAAGCAGCCTTCCTCCAGGAGGTTCGACGCCAACTTGCCGAGCTCAAAAAAGATTATGTGCAAGCATATTTCTCCCTGCACGCCAGGGCTCGGCTGGGTGCCGATGAGGACAGGCGCAAGGCGCAGCTCGCAACCGATGAGAGGCTCAAAGCCTTACAGCAACTCTCCACCATTGACCTTATGCCCCGGCAGGAGCTTATAGACTTTCAAAATCGCCTGGCGGGGTTGAAAACCTGTTTTGCGCTCACTACACGCGACCTCGATACCTCGCCCATATGCAGGCACTGTGATTACAGGCCGGCCATGGAACCGGTGGCCGAAACAGCAGGGCTGATACTGGATGATCTCGATCAGAGGCTGGATACACTTGTGGAAAATTGGACCGAGACTCTTCTGGACAATCTGGAGGATCCGATAACCAGGGGCAACCTGGATCTTTTAGGGGCCGAGGCCAGGAAGCTAGTGAAGGATTTTATGAGCAAGCGGACTCTACCCGCTGCGATCAGCCCGGAATTTATCCACGCTTTGCAGGAGGCCCTCTCTGGACTTATCAGGGTGCCGGTGAAGATGGATGACCTCCGGGCGGCCCTTTTTGCTGGCGGTTCGCCGATTACGCTCATAGAGCTAAAGAGGCGGTTTGAGGAGTATTTGGATGCGCTTGCGAGGGGGAAAGAACCTGGCAAGATAAGGATAGTACTGGGGTGAGAAGATGGATGCCAGGGACGCCCGGTGGCTACAGTTAGGTGAACAGATTTGATTCGTGGGAGGGGAAATGATGCCTTCGATTACAACCTTCGATAGCACGAAAGAATCCCTTCATGAGATCCTGTGCAGCATTAAGGAAGGGAAGACTCAATTACCCGATTTTCAGAGGGGCTGGGTGTGGGATGACGAGCACATCAAGAGTCTGCTTGCCAGCATTTCCCTCTCATATCCCATAGGAACGGTAATGATGCTAGAGACTGGCAACGATGATGTGAGATTCAAGCCCCGGTTATTGGAAGGCGTTGACCTGGGTAGTGCTCCCTATCCCGAGAGGCTTATTCTTGATGGCCAACAACGTTTGACGTCGCTTTTTCAGGCGCTTTTCTCTAATAACCCTGTTTCCACCAGGGATGCCAGGGGGAAGCCGATAAAAAGGTGGTATTACCTGGACATCGCAAAAGCCCTTAGCCAGAATGGTGACCGTGAGGAAGCGATTGTAAGCCTTCCAGAGGATCGCATCGTCCGAAATTTCCGGGGGGAAGTAATCGCTGACTATTCGGATACCGAGAAGGAATGCGCCGCCGGACTATTTCCGCTTCGGTTGGTTTACGACGTCTCCGCTTTGACTGATTGGATGATGAAATACATAAACTTGGATCCGGAGCATGGTCAGGAACACCTTTCGCGGTGGAACACACTGGTGCAGGAAATAGTCCAGCGTTATCAACAATACCAGGTGCCGCTTATCCTCCTGCGTAAGGAGACGCCAAAAGAGGCAGTTTGTCAGGTTTTTGAAAAAGTGAACACAGGCGGCGTTTCCCTTACGGTCTTTGAGCTTCTCACTGCTACTTATGCAGCTGATGATTTTAATCTCCGTGAAGACTGGGAAGAGAGAAGGAAACGGCTAAATCAGCACAAAGTAATCCAGGCTGTGAAAAACACAGATTTCTTGCAGGTCGTGACTCTCCTTGCGACCCGCGCCCGCCAACTTGAAGCCATAGCTCAAGGGGCAACGCAAGATGAGATTCCTGCAATTAGCTGCAAGAGAAAGGAAGTGCTCCGGCTGACCCTTGCCGAATACAAAGCCTTTGCTGATCAAGCGTTGGATGGGTTTGAAAGGGCGGCCAGGCTCCTCCATATGCAAAAGATCTTCAGTTCCAAGGATTTACCGTATCCTACGCAACTGGTGCCTCTTGCGGCAATCCTGGCTGTGCTCGGCGGGCGATCCGAATTAGACGGGGTTCGCGCTAAGATTATGCGCTGGTACTGGTGTGGGGTTTTCGGTGAGCTATACGGTAGCGGGATCGAGACGCGTTTCGCCAAGGATTTGCCCCAGGTTCTAGCCTGGGTTGATGGAGGCCCTGAACCCGATAGCATTAATGATGCCCACTTTGCTCCAGAACGTATCCTTACATTACGTACGCGTAACAGTGCTGCATACAAAGGCCTTGCCTGTCTACTCATGCACGATGGGGGACTTGACTTTAGGACAGGGGTGCCCATCGACATACAGCTTTACTTCGATGACCAGATGGATATCCATCATCTCTTCCCTCAGGAGTGGTGCCGCAAGCATGGAATTGATCCAGAGCGGTGCGACAGCATCGTGAATAAGACAGTTCTTTCGGCAAAGACAAACCGCATGATAGGGAGCAATGCACCCAGCGATTATCTGATCCGTATAGAGAAGAATTCCGGTATCACCAGGGAGCGGATGGATGAAATCCTACGCTCTCATGCTATCGATCCTGAGGCATTCCGCGCTGATGATTTTGATGCCTTCTTTAAGGCGCGTGAAGAGGCGCTGCTCAGGCGTATCGAAGTCGCCATGGGCAAGCCGATTGCAAGAGATGTGGACACCGAGATGGAAGTCCCTGAAACTGCACAGTACGAGGAAGAGGATAAGGAAGAGATATTACCATGAACAAAGCTCATGACAAGGGTAGACTTTTCTACGATGAGGCCGGCTGCACGAAAACTACAATAGAGTGTCTCGGCCGAACCTTCGAAAGCGATGAGGCCAGGCGCTCCTATTTTCTGGATAGGCTCCGGGCAGGGCTTGAAGAGCTGGAGGCCAAGCTCGGTGGTGTGCCTTTCACTTCGGTGGAGGACGCTTTCAATCGCATGAAGTCTATCGAGAAGTGGCCCATGGGTGACGAGGCTGGCTTGTATGAGCTGGCTCAAAGGATGCGCCACGGGGATACCGGCAAAGATCTCCTGGCGCGCTGGAAGGACGAGGTGGGCTTTCCTCATGGCAAGATTGAGGACATCCTCGCCCTATCAGATCCCCCTTATTACACTGCCTGCCCTAACCCATTTATAGGCGAATTTGTGAAACAATATAGCAAACCATATGATCCCGCTGCGGATAACTACCGCCGGGAGCCTTTTGCGGCCGATGTGAGTGAAGGGAAAAACGATCCGATTTACAATGCTCATTCCTATCATACCAAAGTGCCGCACAAGGCTATTATGCGCTACATTCTGCATTACACAGAGCCGGGCGATCTGGTATTTGACGGCTTCTGCGGGACTGGAATGACTGGAGTTGCGGCGCAGCTCTGCGGCGATAAGGCAGTAGTGGAGTCCTTGGGCTACAAGGTAGACGAGCAAGGCATTATCTATCAACAGGAAACCCGGGAGGAAGCAGATGGCAAAACCAAGACAGTCTGGATACCATTCTCGAAGCTGGGGGCGCGCCGGGCTATCCTTAACGATCTTTCCCCTGCTGCTACCTTTATTGCCTACAACTACAACACACTGGTAGATGTGGAGGCCTTTGAGCGGGAGGCCAAGCGTATCCTCAAAGAGGTGGAGGATGAGTGCGGCTGGATGTATGCGACGCTGGCTGAAAGTTCAGGATGGGGAAAAAGCCATCGTTCCGGGCAAGGTATGGCGGGAATGTTTGCTGGGATAGACGCTGGCATAGCCGATGAGGACGGTGACGGCCAGGACGATGTAGAGGCCCTTGCCCGGAAGGTTCGCTCGGCTCAATCCGTGGACGAGCTTCGTGCCTTCATCAATAAGCTCAGACGTCAGGGGTCCCGTATAGGAACAATTAACTACACGGTGTGGTCCGATGTTTTTGTTTGCCCGGAGTGCGCCCATGAGGTGATATTCTGGGAGGCGGCGGTGGACAAGGAGAGGGGGCAGGTTCATGATGAGTTCCCATGTCCCCATTGTGGAGCGGTTCTGACGAAGCGTCGCATGGAGCGCGCCTGGGTTACCAAATTCGATAGAGCCATCGGCCAGACGATCCGCCAAGCCAAGCAGGTGCCAGTCCTCATCAACTATTCCATAGGCAAGAACCGTTACGAGAAAAAGCCTGATGCCTTCGACCTGGCACTCATCGAGAAGATCGAGGAGTGCGATATACCATACTGGTTTCCGACGGATAGGATTCCAGAGGGTGATAAAACCGGTGAGCCGCTACGCATCGGCATCACCCATGTGCATCATTTTTATACGAAGAGGAATTTGTGGGTCCTGGGGGCAATCTATGAGCAGGCACTGTCTTGCCCTGCCAGTTTTAGGACGCTCCAGTTTTTTCTTAATGCTGCCAACCGAAATCTATCACGGTTGGCTAAGTTGGGGACCGAAAACTATCTCCATGGAGGCGGAGGTCCCGTCAACGCAGGTGTTTTGGGCACCCTATACCTCCCATCATTCTCAGTAGAGAGTTGCGTGCTGAAGACCCTCGGAACGAGACTCCCGAAACTGGTACGAATCATTGACGCCAGAGCCGGGGTGATTAATGGCCTTGATACCAGATCTATTACTGCGCTTCCATTTGATTCCGATTTACTTGATTATATCTTCACCGACCCACCTTTCGGGGGCAACCTGATGTACTCTGAGCTCAACTTCCTCTGGGAAGCTTGGTTCAAGGTGTTTACGAACAATAAACCAGAGGCCATAGAGAACGAGACCCAACACAAGGGCCCAATGGAGTATCAGCAATTGATGACCCGATGCTTTCAGGAGTGCTACCGGGTACTCAAACCTGGTCGCTGGATGACAGTTGAGTTTCATAACTCCCAGAACCGGATATGGAATGCTATCCAGCAAGCGCTTCAGGCTGCCGGTTTTGTGGTGGCAGATGTCAGAACGTTAGACAAGAAGCAAGGCACTTTTAATCAAGTGACACAGTCAGGATCGGTGAAACAGGACATCATCATCTCCTGCTATAAGCCCAATGATGGGTTAGAGCAGCGGTTCAAGCTTACAGCCGGAACCGAAGAGGGTGTGTGGGATTTCGTGCGGACACACCTGAAGCAACTCCCGGTTTTTGTCGCGAAGGACGGTAAGGCTGAAGTCATAGCTGAGCGGCTCAACTACTTGCTTTTCGACCGGATGGTGGCCTTCCATGTCCGCCGAGGCGTAACAGTACCCCTAACAGCAGCAGAGTTTTACCAGGGGCTGGCTCAACGGTTTCCCGAACGCCCCCACGGGCCGTATTTGATGTATTTTTTGCCGGACCAGGTGGCGGAGTATGACAGAAAGCGCATGACCGTAAAGGAAGTCCTGCAGCTCTCGCTCTTTGTCACGGATGAATCCTCAGCTATCCAGTGGCTAAAGCAGCAGCTTACCAAGAAGCCACAGACCTTCCAGGAAATCCACCCGCAGTTCCTGAGAGAGATCAGTGGCTGGCAGAAGCACGAAAAGCCTCTGGAACTGAGGGAACTCTTGGAGCAGAACTTCCTCATGTATGACGGTAAGGGTCCAATCCCGCCACAGGTTGTAGCGTGGATGAAGCAGAGCGAGAAATTGCGCAAACTCATCCAGGAAGAGACGGCCTCGGGACGAGCCACTGAGGACCTGGTAGGACTTGTCACCCAGAACCCTGAACTAATTGCAGCCGCAAGGGACCGCTGGTACGTTCCCGACCCGAACAAGGCAGGCGACCTGGAGAAACTGCGTGAAAGGGCCTTGCTGCGCGAGTTCGAGGAGTATAAGGCTTCACCCCAGCGCCGGCTGAGGGTATTCCGCATGGAGGCGGTGCGCGCAGGATTTAAGAAGGCGTGGCAGGAGAAGGACTACGCCACAATCATCAATGTGGCAGAGAAGATACCCGATAATGTGTTGCGTGAGGATCCCAAGTTGTTGATGTGGTATGACCAGGCGGTGACGCGAAGCGGACTGGAGTGATGAGAATGCCGGAATTAGCGTGGAGGAAGCATATGGTTCGTGTGGGTTCTTATGAGTGGTCGGCTGATGAACAACCCAGCGATCTTGGCGAGCACAGGAGACACGTGGAGCCGTGGCTAGCGGCTTTACTACAGGCGGAGCACCTCAATCTGTTGATAGGTAGCGGGCTGACCTTAGCAATTGCCTCGCAAGCAGGGGTTTCCGGGCTAGATATGGGAATGCATTCGTTTCAGAGGACCATGGCTGATGCCGTCGAAAAGGCTGCGAAAAAGAGTGCAGAACGTTGTCAGCGGGGAGAACCGAACATCGAGGACCAGATTCGGGTGATTCTTGAGCTAATCGGAGGACTCCGGGTCCTTGCAGAGGGAGTAGAATCGGGACGATATGGTAGTCACCCTGCGAAGGATGCTGTCGGTTTACTTGGAGAATGGGAAACAGAGTTAGATAATTTTCTGCTGGGGTTCGCAAAAAAGATACTTGCGACCGAGCGGGAGATGGAGAGGGTATTTAGAACAGAACCGGAGAAAGGCGAACAAGCGCGGTATCTCCTTGGCTCTTTTTTATTGACATTTGCGAGTAGGGCAGCTTCGCGCGAGCGACTTCACATCTTTACCACTAATTACGACCGTTTGATTGAATACGGGTGCGATATGCTTGGATTAAGAATTCTGGACCGTTTTGTTGGGCAACTCTCCCCGATTTTTCGTTCATCGCGTCTTGGTGTTGATTTCCATTATAGTCCGCCAGGGATCCGCGGAGAACCGCGCTATCTTGAGGGTGTTATTCATATGACTAAGCTCCATGGGTCGATCGACTGGCGTCGCGAAGAAGAGTCTTCAGGACGATATGAGATTCGTCGATGCGGAATTCCCTTTGGGGCTGTAGAGTCTGATGCTTGCTTACCATCGCGTCCCAGAGATAGTATTATTATTTATCCCAATCCAGCGAAAGATGTGGAAACTCTGGAATATCCGTACGCTGATCTATTTCGAGACTTCGCCGCAGCTACTTGTCAGCCTAATGCAGTTATAGTGACCTATGGGTATGGATTTGGGGACGCTCACATAAATCGGGTCATCCGTGATATGCTGACGATTCCATCCACACACCTTGCGATTCTGTCTTACAACGATCCCGGTGGGCGAATCCAGCGGTTCTGCGAGACGGTTGGGCATGAAGAGCAGATTACCCTTTTGATTGGCAGTCATTTCGGCGATATCAATACGCTTGTTGAACGTTACTTGCCGAAGCCGGCGATCGATAGGACGACTTGGCGAATGGTGGAGATTCTTAACCGAAGAAAACCTCAAAATGGAAAAAACAGCAACAATAAATGGGAATGCTCCACGGAGGAGGCGCAGAAATGAACTCGCCCATCCGATCCATCGCAGACCGGGTTGTAGGTACCGTTGAGGAAGTATCTGCAGATAAGATTCTGGTTCTTCTCGACCCTGATGCCCCCCAAGCAACGGCGCTAAATACCGGTTTACCTGAAAGGTTTCCGCGGATCAACGCTTATATTTTGATCCCAAATGAAACCGGGGCTACTGTCGGCTGGGTTACTTCTGTAAAAATAGAACGTCTTCCCTTTCCAAAACGGAAGGGGATGCAAGATTTTGGTCTGGTAGACCTTCCGTTCCCCTGCCGTATGGTTACGCTCACTCCATTAGGAACACTGATCTATCGCTTAGAATCAGATTCAGGAGTGGCTTCCTTTGAGCTCCGGCGAGGCATTGATGTGTTTCCCTCAGTAGGCGATCCAGTGCTTTTGCCCACTCGCGATCAACTCCAGGCTATAGTCGAAGGGGAAAGTGGACGGACACGCCGGGTCCTTATTGGCCGTTGTCCGACAGGTGGCGATGCCCCCGTTTATGTTGACCCTGACAAGCTCTTTGGTCGGCATCTAGCGGTCTTGGGTAATACGGGAGCAGGAAAGTCATGTTCGGTGGCAGGGCTTATCAGATGGTGTATAGACTCAGCCAATGAAGAACGAAAGGTGCAAGGAAGAAAGGGATTTGTGAATGCTCGGTTTATTATACTGGATCCAAACGGAGAGTACGCACACGCATTCCATGATCAAGAGAATGTTAGGCTGTTCCAGGTCCAGTCTAACCAAGGTGCTAATGCGAGACCTCTTAAGGTGCCCGCATGGTTATGGAATGGAGAGGAATGGGCAGCTTTCACAAGTGCGTCCCCGGGAGTGCAACGTCCGATTCTGTTCGAGGCTTTGCGATGCTTGCGCTCAGAAGATAGTGCTCCTGACCCTTTTGTGACTAAGGTGCGATGGATGGTACAAAATTACCGGGACCAACTAAAAGATCTTTTAAGAAACGGAGATTACCTGAAAAAGGGGAAATGTGAGAATGTCGCCCAGGTGCTATTGAAGGCTACGATAGATTTCAAGGACCTCGAGCAAAACTATGATGGAAATGATGAATGTCTGAAAGAGATA
This genomic window from Bacillota bacterium contains:
- a CDS encoding DNA methylase, whose translation is MNKAHDKGRLFYDEAGCTKTTIECLGRTFESDEARRSYFLDRLRAGLEELEAKLGGVPFTSVEDAFNRMKSIEKWPMGDEAGLYELAQRMRHGDTGKDLLARWKDEVGFPHGKIEDILALSDPPYYTACPNPFIGEFVKQYSKPYDPAADNYRREPFAADVSEGKNDPIYNAHSYHTKVPHKAIMRYILHYTEPGDLVFDGFCGTGMTGVAAQLCGDKAVVESLGYKVDEQGIIYQQETREEADGKTKTVWIPFSKLGARRAILNDLSPAATFIAYNYNTLVDVEAFEREAKRILKEVEDECGWMYATLAESSGWGKSHRSGQGMAGMFAGIDAGIADEDGDGQDDVEALARKVRSAQSVDELRAFINKLRRQGSRIGTINYTVWSDVFVCPECAHEVIFWEAAVDKERGQVHDEFPCPHCGAVLTKRRMERAWVTKFDRAIGQTIRQAKQVPVLINYSIGKNRYEKKPDAFDLALIEKIEECDIPYWFPTDRIPEGDKTGEPLRIGITHVHHFYTKRNLWVLGAIYEQALSCPASFRTLQFFLNAANRNLSRLAKLGTENYLHGGGGPVNAGVLGTLYLPSFSVESCVLKTLGTRLPKLVRIIDARAGVINGLDTRSITALPFDSDLLDYIFTDPPFGGNLMYSELNFLWEAWFKVFTNNKPEAIENETQHKGPMEYQQLMTRCFQECYRVLKPGRWMTVEFHNSQNRIWNAIQQALQAAGFVVADVRTLDKKQGTFNQVTQSGSVKQDIIISCYKPNDGLEQRFKLTAGTEEGVWDFVRTHLKQLPVFVAKDGKAEVIAERLNYLLFDRMVAFHVRRGVTVPLTAAEFYQGLAQRFPERPHGPYLMYFLPDQVAEYDRKRMTVKEVLQLSLFVTDESSAIQWLKQQLTKKPQTFQEIHPQFLREISGWQKHEKPLELRELLEQNFLMYDGKGPIPPQVVAWMKQSEKLRKLIQEETASGRATEDLVGLVTQNPELIAAARDRWYVPDPNKAGDLEKLRERALLREFEEYKASPQRRLRVFRMEAVRAGFKKAWQEKDYATIINVAEKIPDNVLREDPKLLMWYDQAVTRSGLE
- the brxF gene encoding BREX-3 system P-loop-containing protein BrxF — protein: MGQDFGQGPISTGPLFDEAARARDGGRVEAAIDQLMKGITQAEGLYYRLVLVAAPSGGGKTRLLREVHRLTGAPLLNINLELSRRMLDLTGRQRVLQLPGLLSEIVYEPKGNVVLLDNTEILFDVELKQDPLRLLQGISRNKTVVAAWNGSVICDYLCYATSAHQEYRRYEICDFLVVNLGTGASQPRG
- a CDS encoding ATP-binding protein, which codes for MKYRDLIQFEPIESVVQLRDADKEAAVRRLVETYVISPEMAEKITSLIIPQLQFDRLVDNKGLLIVGNYGTGKSHLMSVLSALAENAGFIDYLSNAEVADAAKEIGGRFKVVRAEIGSTTMSLRDIVVAILEEHLREIGVDYPFPSAAKVPSNKPAFEEMMAVFHERYPDHGLLLVVDELLDYLRTRNDQELIQDLNFLREIGEVCKDLRFRFIAGVQEAIFDSPRFSFAADSLRRVNARFEQILIARADIKFVVTERLLKKTDEQRAKIRAHLTPFARFYGRMNERMDEFVQLFPVHPDYIDVFEQIRAVEKREVLKTISMAMRALLDEEVPTDQPGLIAYDSYWTVLHDNPAFRVDDNIRPVINCADVLEARIQQAFTRPAYKPMALRIIHALAVHRLTTGDIYTPLGATAEELRDGICLYQPGIEDMGGDPADDLLTQVETVLREIHKTVSGQFISFNPDNHQYYIDLKKTEDFDALIERRAESLDARLLDRYYYEALKQAIECSDQTYVTGYKIWEHELEWTERKAARQGYLFFGAPNERSTAVPPRDFYIYFIQPFEPPHFKDEKKADEVFFRLKGMDDEFRTALWNYAAALDLASTASGHAKSIYESKASGSLQKLVQWLRQNITAAFEVTYQGRTKTLAEWAKGKPIRELSGTAFSERINFRDLVNMVAGTCLEAHFRDRAPEYPFFSVLITGATRAQAAQDALRAIAGQSRTKQAIAVLDALELLDGERLDPYKSRYAKHVLDIMKKKGPGQVVNRADMLQEVCDVEYFAPDRGFRLEPEWLVVVLAALVYSGDLVLAIPGKKFDATGLSQLASVGINELIRFKHIEPPKEWNLPALKALFELLGLAPGMAQLVTQGKDEPVTQLQQAVLQWLDRLVRAEEALRTGLVFWGKSLVSEDEAAQLRAALSGTKGFLESIQVYNAPGKLKNFQYSKPEVDAQREGLAALQEVESLRALVADLGPVASYISTAEAALPCEHEWVSSMRAVRETILTQMTDSTMRCKAAFLQEVRRQLAELKKDYVQAYFSLHARARLGADEDRRKAQLATDERLKALQQLSTIDLMPRQELIDFQNRLAGLKTCFALTTRDLDTSPICRHCDYRPAMEPVAETAGLILDDLDQRLDTLVENWTETLLDNLEDPITRGNLDLLGAEARKLVKDFMSKRTLPAAISPEFIHALQEALSGLIRVPVKMDDLRAALFAGGSPITLIELKRRFEEYLDALARGKEPGKIRIVLG
- a CDS encoding DUF262 domain-containing protein — translated: MPSITTFDSTKESLHEILCSIKEGKTQLPDFQRGWVWDDEHIKSLLASISLSYPIGTVMMLETGNDDVRFKPRLLEGVDLGSAPYPERLILDGQQRLTSLFQALFSNNPVSTRDARGKPIKRWYYLDIAKALSQNGDREEAIVSLPEDRIVRNFRGEVIADYSDTEKECAAGLFPLRLVYDVSALTDWMMKYINLDPEHGQEHLSRWNTLVQEIVQRYQQYQVPLILLRKETPKEAVCQVFEKVNTGGVSLTVFELLTATYAADDFNLREDWEERRKRLNQHKVIQAVKNTDFLQVVTLLATRARQLEAIAQGATQDEIPAISCKRKEVLRLTLAEYKAFADQALDGFERAARLLHMQKIFSSKDLPYPTQLVPLAAILAVLGGRSELDGVRAKIMRWYWCGVFGELYGSGIETRFAKDLPQVLAWVDGGPEPDSINDAHFAPERILTLRTRNSAAYKGLACLLMHDGGLDFRTGVPIDIQLYFDDQMDIHHLFPQEWCRKHGIDPERCDSIVNKTVLSAKTNRMIGSNAPSDYLIRIEKNSGITRERMDEILRSHAIDPEAFRADDFDAFFKAREEALLRRIEVAMGKPIARDVDTEMEVPETAQYEEEDKEEILP